In Streptomyces violaceusniger Tu 4113, one DNA window encodes the following:
- a CDS encoding carbamoyltransferase family protein, producing MRILGINALFHDPAAALVVDGRTVAAAEEERFSRRKHGKRPVPFSAWEVPEKAAVWCLEQAGLRPQDLDAVAYSFDPALARPAATMGLDDPWDHLRLTYARQAPGFLHTALPGLDPDVVRFVPHHMAHAASSALAAPGAETSSVLVLDGRGEATSHLAARRTGDRLEPLYGQELPHSLGLVYEELTEHLGFLRSSDEYKVMALASYGTPRMLPELRRYVFATGDGGFHATGVPWAGLCPALRSGQAWSQAHADLAASVQACLEETLLDLVRWLHGRTHDRVLTLAGGVALNCVANSRIAREGQFDRVWVQPAAGDAGTALGGALLLSAEAGDRPGPMTGADLGRQWSDAEVEAWLKTAAVPFERPADVAETVAEALADDAIVAWFQGRSEYGPRALGHRSLFAHPGRSGNLERLNDVKGREQFRPVAPMVLAERAPEIFDGPLPSPYMLFVHGVAPEWRDRIPAVVHVDGTARIQTVDAAAEPLVARMLTAFERRTGLPVVVNTSLNTSGRPMVDDPRDALECFGSAPVDLLAIGPFVIRRGALFAGGRTDTAPRKGT from the coding sequence CGCCCTCGTCGTCGACGGACGCACCGTCGCCGCCGCGGAGGAGGAACGGTTCTCGCGGCGGAAGCACGGCAAGCGCCCGGTTCCCTTCTCCGCCTGGGAAGTCCCCGAGAAGGCGGCCGTGTGGTGCCTGGAACAGGCGGGCCTGCGCCCCCAGGATCTGGACGCTGTCGCCTACTCCTTCGACCCGGCCCTGGCCCGTCCCGCCGCGACCATGGGCCTGGACGACCCCTGGGACCACCTCCGGCTCACCTACGCCCGCCAGGCCCCCGGCTTCCTGCACACCGCCCTCCCCGGGCTCGACCCGGACGTCGTGCGCTTCGTTCCCCACCACATGGCCCACGCCGCCTCCTCCGCCCTCGCCGCGCCCGGCGCCGAGACCAGCTCCGTCCTTGTCCTCGACGGACGGGGCGAAGCCACCTCCCACCTGGCGGCCCGCCGTACCGGCGACCGGCTGGAACCGCTGTACGGGCAGGAACTGCCGCACTCCCTGGGGCTGGTGTACGAGGAACTCACCGAACACCTGGGTTTCCTGCGCTCCTCCGACGAGTACAAGGTCATGGCCCTCGCCTCATACGGCACCCCTCGGATGCTCCCCGAGCTGCGCCGTTACGTGTTCGCCACCGGTGACGGCGGTTTCCACGCCACGGGTGTGCCGTGGGCCGGTCTGTGCCCCGCCCTCCGCTCCGGCCAGGCGTGGTCACAGGCACACGCCGACCTGGCCGCGAGCGTCCAGGCGTGTCTGGAGGAGACGCTGCTGGACCTGGTCCGCTGGCTGCACGGACGTACCCACGACCGGGTGTTGACCCTGGCCGGGGGAGTGGCGCTCAACTGCGTGGCCAACTCGCGCATCGCCCGTGAGGGGCAGTTCGACCGGGTCTGGGTCCAGCCCGCCGCCGGTGACGCGGGCACCGCGCTGGGTGGTGCGCTGCTGCTCTCCGCCGAGGCCGGCGACCGGCCGGGACCCATGACCGGCGCGGACCTGGGACGCCAGTGGTCGGACGCCGAAGTGGAGGCGTGGCTGAAGACGGCGGCCGTGCCCTTCGAACGTCCGGCCGATGTCGCCGAGACGGTCGCCGAGGCGCTCGCGGACGACGCGATCGTCGCGTGGTTCCAGGGGCGTTCCGAGTACGGGCCGCGGGCGCTCGGCCACCGTTCGCTGTTCGCCCACCCCGGCAGGTCCGGAAACCTGGAGCGGCTCAACGATGTCAAGGGGCGGGAGCAGTTCCGGCCGGTCGCTCCGATGGTGCTGGCCGAGCGCGCGCCCGAGATCTTCGACGGCCCGTTGCCCAGCCCCTACATGCTGTTCGTGCACGGTGTCGCCCCGGAGTGGCGTGATCGCATCCCGGCCGTGGTGCACGTGGACGGTACGGCCCGCATCCAGACCGTCGACGCCGCGGCCGAACCGCTGGTGGCCCGCATGCTCACGGCGTTCGAACGGCGTACCGGGCTGCCCGTGGTCGTCAACACCAGTCTCAACACCTCCGGCCGCCCCATGGTCGACGATCCGCGTGACGCCCTGGAGTGCTTCGGCTCCGCCCCCGTCGACCTGCTGGCCATCGGGCCGTTCGTGATCCGCCGCGGCGCCCTGTTCGCGGGCGGCCGGACCGATACGGCACCGCGGAAGGGGACCTGA
- a CDS encoding glycosyltransferase family 9 protein yields MNPPGAGPRTLVVRLDSAGDVLLAGPAVRAVAAGSRHTGILCGPLGEPAARLLPGVDEVLVHDAPWVGFDAPPVRRETTEALVVSLAARRFDRALILGSHHQSPLPAALLLKLAGVPWVAADSEHYPGTLLDLRHRRAAHRHEARAALELAEAAGFALPPGDTGRLGVTSLPDTAPLTGTDPYVVVHPGAAVPARAWSPARAARAVAALGETGHRVVVTGGPAETELTAHVADGTALDLGGRTGFGELAGVLAGADTVVTGNTGPCHLASAVGTPVVCLFAPVVPAERWAPYRVAHRLLGRQDALCAGSRARVCPVAGHPCLDSVTDAEVLAAVDALIATGRADDRPLEATA; encoded by the coding sequence TTGAACCCGCCGGGCGCCGGGCCGCGCACTCTGGTCGTACGGCTCGACAGCGCCGGAGACGTCCTGCTGGCCGGGCCGGCCGTGCGTGCCGTCGCCGCCGGCTCCCGCCACACCGGGATCCTGTGTGGTCCGCTCGGCGAGCCCGCCGCCCGGCTCCTCCCCGGCGTCGACGAGGTGCTGGTCCACGATGCGCCATGGGTGGGCTTCGATGCCCCACCGGTGCGGCGTGAGACCACCGAAGCCCTGGTCGTTTCGCTGGCCGCCCGACGCTTCGACCGCGCCCTGATCCTCGGCTCCCACCATCAAAGTCCCCTCCCGGCCGCTCTGCTGCTCAAGCTGGCCGGGGTCCCCTGGGTCGCGGCGGACAGCGAGCACTATCCGGGCACCCTGCTGGACCTGCGGCACCGGCGCGCGGCGCACCGCCACGAGGCACGCGCCGCGCTGGAGCTGGCCGAGGCGGCCGGGTTCGCCCTGCCGCCCGGTGACACGGGGCGGCTGGGCGTGACCTCCCTTCCCGACACCGCCCCGCTCACCGGGACCGATCCCTATGTGGTCGTCCACCCCGGCGCCGCCGTTCCCGCCCGCGCCTGGAGCCCGGCGCGCGCCGCGCGGGCGGTGGCCGCCCTGGGGGAGACCGGCCACCGGGTGGTGGTCACCGGCGGACCGGCGGAGACGGAACTGACGGCGCACGTCGCCGACGGAACCGCCCTGGACCTCGGCGGGCGGACCGGATTCGGCGAACTCGCCGGGGTCCTCGCGGGCGCCGACACGGTGGTCACCGGCAACACCGGGCCCTGCCATCTGGCGAGCGCCGTCGGCACCCCGGTCGTCTGCCTCTTCGCACCCGTGGTGCCCGCCGAACGCTGGGCCCCCTACCGCGTTGCCCACCGGCTGCTGGGGCGTCAGGACGCCCTCTGCGCGGGCAGCCGCGCCCGCGTCTGTCCCGTAGCGGGCCACCCCTGCCTGGACTCCGTGACCGACGCCGAGGTCCTCGCCGCCGTGGACGCGCTGATCGCCACCGGCCGGGCCGACGACCGCCCCCTGGAGGCGACGGCATGA
- a CDS encoding D-glycero-alpha-D-manno-heptose-1,7-bisphosphate 7-phosphatase, with translation MRSTLHRLITICPGYSGPVSTVDAPEASPVCKGPWLFTQGEPHGSRTRVRRTGPAAVLFDRDGTLVEDLPYNGDPDRVRLMPSARAAVDAVRARGIPVGVVTNQSGIARGLLTPGAVEAVRRRVEELLGPLDVWAVCPHGPDDGCGCRKPAPGLVHAACAALDVGPRAAVVLGDIGADIDAAEAAGATGVLIPTPVTRPEETAAAEHTAPDLLTAVRALLGGCDDSGGGP, from the coding sequence ATGCGTAGCACTTTGCATCGTTTGATAACGATATGTCCGGGCTACTCGGGGCCCGTGTCCACCGTGGACGCCCCCGAGGCGTCGCCCGTGTGCAAAGGGCCGTGGCTGTTCACCCAGGGTGAGCCGCACGGCTCCCGCACCCGTGTCCGTCGCACGGGCCCCGCAGCGGTCCTCTTCGACCGCGACGGCACCTTGGTCGAAGACCTGCCGTACAACGGCGATCCGGACCGGGTGCGGCTCATGCCCTCCGCCCGCGCCGCCGTCGACGCCGTACGGGCCCGCGGGATACCGGTCGGTGTGGTCACCAACCAGTCCGGTATCGCTCGCGGACTGCTCACCCCCGGCGCGGTCGAGGCCGTGCGGCGGCGCGTCGAGGAACTGCTCGGCCCCCTTGACGTGTGGGCGGTGTGCCCGCACGGCCCCGACGATGGCTGCGGGTGCCGCAAACCCGCCCCGGGGCTCGTCCACGCCGCCTGCGCCGCCCTGGACGTCGGCCCGCGCGCGGCCGTGGTGCTCGGGGACATCGGCGCGGACATCGACGCGGCAGAAGCGGCCGGTGCGACGGGGGTGCTCATCCCCACCCCGGTGACCCGGCCGGAGGAGACCGCCGCCGCGGAACACACCGCACCGGACCTCCTCACGGCGGTACGGGCGCTGCTCGGCGGCTGCGATGACTCGGGAGGCGGCCCTTGA
- a CDS encoding glycosyltransferase family 2 protein: protein MTEAAERTAAPEYAVVIPTLGRPSLAVTLRALADAKGPAPRRIVLVDDRPLDDCTALPAAVPDDLAPLVEITPGCAAGPAAARNIGWLAAPEPWTVFLDDDVVPGPTWADDLAADLAAAGPGVAGSQGRIAVPLPDDRRPTDWERMTAGLATARWITADMAYRRAALEAVGGFDERFPRAFREDADLALRIVAAGWGLSTGSRRTTHPVRPADRWVSVRTQAGNADDALMARVHGRDWWARAGAPRGRLRRHLAITAAGAAAVIGAATGSRWRAAGGAALWLAGTAEFALARVLPGPRTRAEIVTMALTSAVIPPVATAHRVAGLIRHRSAARLDRTAVPTGAVDHA, encoded by the coding sequence ATGACGGAAGCGGCAGAGCGGACCGCCGCACCCGAATACGCCGTGGTCATCCCCACGCTGGGCCGGCCGAGCCTGGCCGTGACCCTGCGCGCCCTCGCCGACGCCAAAGGGCCGGCGCCGCGGCGCATCGTCCTGGTCGACGACCGGCCGCTGGACGACTGCACGGCGCTGCCCGCCGCGGTCCCCGATGACCTGGCGCCCCTGGTGGAGATCACGCCCGGGTGCGCCGCCGGACCCGCCGCCGCGCGCAACATCGGCTGGCTTGCCGCCCCCGAACCCTGGACCGTCTTCCTCGACGACGATGTCGTCCCCGGCCCCACCTGGGCGGACGACCTTGCCGCCGATCTGGCGGCGGCCGGGCCCGGCGTCGCGGGCAGCCAGGGCCGGATCGCCGTACCGCTGCCGGATGACCGCAGGCCCACGGACTGGGAGCGCATGACCGCGGGGCTCGCCACCGCCCGCTGGATCACCGCCGACATGGCGTACCGGCGGGCCGCGCTGGAGGCCGTCGGCGGCTTCGACGAGCGGTTCCCTCGCGCCTTCCGCGAGGACGCCGACCTCGCGCTGCGTATCGTGGCGGCCGGATGGGGGCTGTCCACGGGCTCGCGCCGGACGACCCATCCCGTGCGCCCGGCAGACCGCTGGGTGTCGGTCCGCACCCAGGCGGGGAACGCGGACGACGCGCTGATGGCCAGGGTCCACGGGCGCGACTGGTGGGCCCGGGCAGGTGCTCCGCGCGGCCGTCTGCGCCGCCATCTCGCCATCACCGCGGCCGGGGCCGCCGCCGTGATCGGCGCCGCGACCGGTAGCCGATGGCGGGCCGCGGGCGGTGCGGCGCTGTGGCTGGCCGGCACCGCCGAATTCGCCCTGGCCCGTGTCCTGCCGGGGCCGCGCACCCGGGCCGAGATCGTGACGATGGCCCTGACCAGTGCCGTGATCCCGCCCGTGGCCACCGCGCACCGGGTGGCGGGCCTGATACGCCACCGCTCGGCCGCCCGCCTCGACCGCACGGCGGTGCCTACGGGGGCGGTGGACCATGCGTAG
- a CDS encoding glycosyltransferase produces MNILLWHVHGSWTTAFVQGPHRYLVPVLPGRGPDGRGRARTFPWPESATEITPEELTKTPVDLIVLQRPHEPGLARRWLGGRRPGREVPAVYVEHNAPDGRVPGTRHPCADRDDLTLVHVTHFNRLFWDNGRAPTAVVEHGVMDPGHRYTGECERAAVVVNEPIRRGRHTGTDLLPALSRAAPLDVFGMATRGLARHLALPGGLCRTWELPQAELHTAMARRRLYLHPVRWTSLGLSLLEAMHLGMPVVALATTEVVEAVPDGAGVLSTRPEVLARAARTYLHDPDAAAEDGARARRAALDRYGIKRFLDDWERLIAEVTR; encoded by the coding sequence ATGAACATCCTTCTGTGGCATGTGCACGGCTCGTGGACTACGGCCTTCGTGCAAGGCCCCCACCGCTACCTGGTGCCCGTCCTCCCCGGCCGTGGTCCCGACGGCCGCGGCCGGGCCCGGACCTTCCCGTGGCCCGAGTCGGCCACCGAGATCACTCCGGAAGAGCTGACAAAGACCCCGGTGGACCTGATCGTCCTCCAACGGCCCCACGAACCCGGGCTCGCCCGCCGCTGGCTCGGAGGCCGCCGCCCCGGACGTGAGGTGCCCGCCGTCTACGTCGAGCACAACGCCCCGGACGGCAGAGTTCCCGGCACCCGCCACCCGTGCGCCGACCGCGACGACCTCACCCTGGTCCACGTCACCCACTTCAACCGGCTCTTCTGGGACAACGGACGCGCCCCCACCGCCGTCGTCGAGCACGGCGTCATGGACCCCGGACACCGCTACACGGGGGAGTGCGAACGCGCCGCCGTCGTGGTCAACGAACCGATACGGCGGGGCCGCCACACCGGCACCGACCTGCTGCCCGCGCTCAGCCGGGCCGCTCCGCTCGACGTCTTCGGCATGGCCACCCGAGGACTCGCCCGCCACCTCGCCCTGCCCGGCGGCCTCTGTCGTACCTGGGAGCTGCCCCAGGCCGAGTTGCACACCGCCATGGCACGCCGCCGTCTGTATTTGCACCCCGTGCGCTGGACCTCGCTCGGGCTGTCCCTGCTGGAGGCCATGCACCTGGGCATGCCCGTCGTGGCCCTGGCCACCACCGAGGTGGTCGAGGCCGTACCGGACGGCGCGGGAGTGCTCTCCACCCGCCCCGAGGTCCTCGCCCGCGCGGCGCGTACCTACCTGCACGACCCGGACGCCGCGGCCGAGGACGGGGCGCGTGCCCGCCGGGCCGCTCTCGACCGGTACGGAATCAAGCGTTTCCTCGACGACTGGGAGCGGCTGATAGCGGAGGTGACCCGATGA